The DNA window ATAGGCAGTACAGTTGAGAACACTGAAGATTGCTTTTTGCTGAAAATGTTTGTTATATTTGGTTACAGTGTGTAGTTCCTagattgtttgaaaaacaaaataattttgaagCGCAGGGTTTTTCTAAAACATGTTTGACATTATAACTTTTGAAATCTGGATGAATTAGAATCGTGAAAGAGCAAATGATCATTTTAAAAATGATTAATTGCTAGATGCATAATCCATATTTCAGTCTGCCTTGTATTTTAGTCACGGAACCAAACTTTTAGAATCGGTCACTAGCACTACCATTTCTTAAGCTTCTGCACAATCTCTGCTTACTATTGGCACAACTTTTTTCgatcaaatagtggctgcaaagTAGTCAAACAAGGTACCAACAGCACCACATTAGCAGTGGGTGAAAAAGCCAGCTTCTCCCACATTGAGGGAGCTTATTTATTAGCACCTTGCGCTGCCGGTTCTCatttttttccaatataaaaaaCGATGCACCAGCGCCGCAAGGGGATTTTAAACCAGCCCCTGGATCTTTTAGAAATTCACATACTTGAATTTTTTTTCCTTCCCATCGCCAAGCCGGGATTAATTAGTAGTCTGTTAACATAAGTGTACTTAACCTCTCAATAGCAATAAGCACCGCCTTAGAATTCATGCTCACAGTTACCTTATTTTGATCGGACTGTAGCTGTGAGATTTTCATTTGCAGTTTTAGTGTCAGAGAGCCCTCTGGATTTCTGCCTCCATTGCATTTAAGGTTCCCCAAACAGGCTTAggcgatttttttttctttttttttctacagTAGTCTTTCTTAAAACAACGGGAATGGTGCTTCAGTTTGATACTTTCTCCCCTCTGAATAcagccttttatttttattttattttattttttatttttaagaaacgCATAAAGTTGGCTAAACTTTTTCAGATTTCATTTTAAAGTCCTTATAAATCTGTATGTACGTGACGTTTGCTGAACCTCGGCACACATTTTGCCTCTTCTGCAGGGCTCCCAAGGCAATTTCTGTGGTATGGTCTTGGATTGCGTGATTACATAGCAGTGTTGGATTCAGATCCTCTCCATTAATGAATTTGTGGGCGCTTGTGTCCCAGTGAGTCCAAAACCTTGTGTGCTTGATATATTGCCTAGAATTAAAACGAATAGCCGACAAGCAAATTAATATACTTGGTGTGGGTAGTGGCTAAGCACACGATTGAAATCTAATGGAAGGTGCCCCAAATCTGGATACCACGCTGAGGGGGCGCACATTCTATAATAATATTGCAGCTGTGGATGGTGGAATGCCCTGTACTGCATGGAGATTGGAATGGTTAAACTGGAGTCTAGATCTGATGGGTTGCCCACACGGGAGAGGAATATGTTGCTTTATGTTGATTTGGTGCTTTGATCTCCCCCGCGATGAGGATAGACATGAGACAGCCCTACTTTTCAATTTCCTCGGTTCAGTGTCTCACTTCATGAGAACGAACGCTTGTAGTTGGGAATGGCTTTTTTCATTCTTGCACATAATGTAACTGATCTTCTTCGTTATTACTCAGTTAATCCTGTGAAAATATACAGTGGTTTGAAACTCAGATTTATAGAAATATAATAGAGCATGCATCAAAAACAGCAAGTATTTGGCTTAATCTTGACTGTGAGGCTGTCACCGAGCGTTAAATGCAGTCTCTTTCCTGTTAATGATATGTGAAGTTTAActgcaaattacatttttattgataCAACGCATGAAGTTGTTATTGATTTAGTTTAAATTGCCTAGTCTTTTTGCTGCACAGTCTGCTCCAACATGTTAAACCTTTAAATGGGTTCTCACAGGTGTTgaaaagactgttttttttttccctagtttggccgcaaaaaaaaaaaatacagaggcaAGCTGGTTGAACCCAAGACAGTAGTAAAGCCGGCAGAAAAAGTATCTGATGGGGAAAACGATGAGGAGGAGGGCGACGATGGTGCTGATCTCTCCAAATACAAACTGGATGATGTATGCATTTAATAATTCACTTTGTGGTTATGTAGACATTTTAACTAACATAGTACTGAACAATGGCAGTTAGTTCACTAATGAGCCATGCATTTCGCTTGCTTACGTCATCTTTTATTGTTTAGTAATCCAGATTCCATTAACTTTCTAAATATCTAAAGTTATGCTTCTTGTTTCCTGTCCGCCTAATTAATGAGGCTACATTAAGCAGAAGTCAGTTGCTTATGCAGAACGTGAGGCATTAAAACGTTTATTTGCATGCAAATTACCATACCCCATTCTGTTTCACATTCCAGTTGCTTTTTTTGTAATTACAAATGCATGATGAAATACGACTGATTTCAAACAATGTGTTGTGGATTGAAAGGGGTAAATGCTACTGTTTATATAATCAAAATCTGTTTATGTAGGATGATTTGTGTGTGCAGAGAGCATTTAAATTAAAGGGGCAGCAGTCTTTACCGGGAAGGGAAAAAGCAGCCCATTTAAAAATGGGACTAACATGATTTCTGGAGGACATGTATTTTCTCCTTTCATCACATTGAAGGCTGTCTCCTGTATTTGGTGGATAAATGAACATGTTGTCTGGAGGTACAGCTTCCTTTATAAACTGCATTGTTTTGGATCTTCtcaggatgaagaggaggaagatgaggatgaagatgatgcTGATCTGTCAAAGTATAATCTTGATGCCAGTGACGAGGAAGATGAAAATAAGAATAAGATGACCACCCGGAACAGTAGATCTAATTCCAGATCTTCTCATTCTCAGTCTTCGTCACACTCCTCCTCACATTCAAGCTCAAGGTCTAGGTCCAGGTAAACGGGTACAGGTCAAGGGTAACACCAGGCAAAATGTCAGTATCTACTTAActtctttatttacaaatttagtTTATTAAAtggaattgtttatttttattgacCTACAGAGGAAAACATGTTTAATGTATATTGCTTGTCTTTTTCTTTCGCTGTAAATATCTAACAGTATTAACACTAAAAGTTAATAACGACCCAAGTTTACAGTGCAGTAATACACTTTTAGTTGTCCTAGTTGCAAAATGTTATTTTACTTAGCAATTCAGTGTCTTAATGGCTTTGAAATTAAACATATTAAGTAGATATACCTGTAACTCACATTGGAAGTACCCCTTTAACAAGATCAAAATGTATGGCAATTTTATGTACGCACAAGAATTGTTTACTAAGTCTTTTGTCCCTATCTAGAAGGCTTGGTATAAGCTAAAAACTGCCCTTTTGTTATTGCCgtttgtttttaggactctgtttactaaggcagtggttcccaaccttttgacttctgtggacctccactttatccttactggaacctggggacccccactaaatcattataggaattcggggacccccaatggagtcattactgaaagctgaggacctaatctgttaatatttaattttccaagcagttcacggaccacaggttgggaaccactgtactaaggCACATAGGAGTATCCGATACTTGACAAATTTATTAACGAATGTTAAACTGAAAAGTATATTAATATTTGCAGttgactttttttcttctttttttatttatataagtTGCAACAAAAGAAGTGCTACTCCTTTTTCTCCTGTTTTAATCAGAATGTGTTTATCCTTGAGGTCTTATTGAGACAGTTAGCGGTGTCAAAGTTAAAACATTGTTTTTCTTAACTGGCTTCACTTTCTTTGTTGATGAAGTGGCACACGCACTGAAAAAACTAACGTTATTTGTGGGAATTTGATTCCTACATTTAGTGCCTTCAGTTTGACACTCATATACCTCAATGCCCCTTGCCTTACTCTGAGTAACCAAGGGATGTCcattgtcttctgtcttctgtgttccTATTTCTAGGACCCTTTGATCAGTTAGATGAATTGTCAGCTCCTGTAATAATGATAGTAGTAAGGTGGCAGCAGATATGTTTGGTATGAGTATCTGACTAACTCTTctttaccccccaccccccatacaccaTTATATTGGTCTTTCAAACATTTTAGACTATCAGTCGTTACCATGAAGGCATTTAAAACGTATCATATTAAAACGCACATTACGCAAGTTTCTGACCGTTACAATGCATTGTATTCGATTAATATAAATAGATTTACACGCGCTATACACAAGTGCTTAGGTAATTTTAAGTAAATAACTTGTAAGTCCCATGTTGTAAAGTTCGTGAAAATGACCTGCTTTGTACTTACCTGCGTTGTGAAGATTGCACAGTAAAGGTAACATAACAAATTATGGCCACCTAGTGTTCCAGATGGTTATTCCAGATATTTCCGTTGTGCCTTTTGAATGTGTAGACCATAAAAAGCTGTAGACTAGGACCACTTGAGGAACAAAAATTAAATGCTTCTGCAACCTCAGTTGTGTGTGGGTGGGAGGTAATGGCGGGAAGTTAACCAGAGGAGAATTGGGTTTGACCACTAGGTTTCTAACTAAGCTGTCTCGCCCATTTTGTCCACTCTTCTTACTCTTTCTTAGAATAAGAGGCTAGAAGGAAGATTGTCCTTATTCGCCCCTACCTTCCGGAAGCATGCCTTAAAATGCTTACACTCTGGATTTGTGGAATAAGCTAGATATGTTTATTGTTACCTACAAGGCTGGCATTAAGTGTTCTGTGACTGTAGTGTTTCCAGTGGCTTGTAGACCAGTCTTAGCCTTACTTCTTTCCAAGGTTAATAAAGTAAAACTGATTTGGATAGTTGCGTTCCTTACGTTAGCATCTGTAGACAGTTGTGCTGCGTGAGCAATTGCTCGTGACATTGATAAGATTGGCTTCgaacagctgcagtgcaagcttgctTTCAATCCTTCTGATAATAAAAATTGTGGAAGTTGGTAAATGTACACTGTTCATAGCACAGCTGTTGTTGACCACTGTATTGAAAGTCAAAATGTATAAAAATCTAACTGTTTGCCCTATCTTTAGGGTTGGCACATGGAAGCAGCCTTGAATCACCAAAACGTAGAACCTCCTAGACTAGTGTTTAATGCAGGAGGATGGTGCCACTTCGAATGGCCTCTCCTACAAACATTTATCTTCAGCTGCAATAGTATTGATGGGGGTATCCAACTCTACTACTTTCTGCAGTTCTGAAGATTGGATATACTATTCTTAAGTCTTGTGACATTTATACGTACATACCTTTTAGGGGCTTTAAGCCAGCCCTCTTCTATTGGTTTGTCTCTTGCACGTCTTTTTCTTCCTACTGCCCCCACACAGTATGAGGCAGTGAGTCCCCCTCCTTCAGTCACAGTGACTGCAGGTTTCTTTTTCACAGAAAGCAAACCTGCCCTCTGTCATTACCTTTAATGCAAAGGATTTGGAAAATCGCTCAGCTATGTTTTACAAAAAGCAGGACAGCGAATTCTGAAAAAGCCAAAAGCTGGTAGCAaatctagacctattggctttgccacatcTTGGTATGCTACTTGGATTGACTTTGGGCAGTACTCGCCGTAAATTGGACTGTGGTACGTCAGTATGAAGAAAATTGTGGCCTAAATTTGAATTCCTAAAACCAGTTTAGTTAGTTAACCAATTTGCTTGTGCCGcctgcaggagccccaaaaggagATCAGTGACTCAAAAGGTCTTGGACAGATAAGAGTTTTGCAGTGTATAATATTTAGAGGGGCTTTTTCTGGCTCACTAGTGGGTAAACCTGTGATGTTAGTGACACCAGCCTTTGAACCTAGTAGTCTGTACCTGTTTGAGACCCTCTTCCAGCACTTGTTGGAGGGGTCAGTATGTCCTACACAGTTGAATGATGTCTCATGAGGTAGTATGTTGGACGCTTGCCTTCATTCAGTTTCCAGTTTTCTTCAAAACTACAGTTTGTGCTTTAGGCATCATGTCCCACGGATATTTTTTGCACAATGACGTACATGTTCGAGCAGTTGGCAATAGAAGAAGTTTGCTAGTAAACACTATTGAATATGTGCACACAAGACACTTTTGATCTGAAATGTTTAAGCACTTTaatgtgaacagaaaagttcaagaTCCTTAGGCCAGCTCTTTTTTAAGGTTATTAAATGTACatatgttttcttctgttttttgtttCTAGTTTGAAGCTTGTTAATCTGCTCTCTTTTTTTGTGCTATGGTTATTTGTGAACGGGAGTTAATTCTCTAAGTTCTTTAATATCTGGATATTTTTGTCTGTATTGTAGTCTGCTAATAAGAATTCATATTTTTCCATTCTTGTTAAAATAACGGAGTAAGTGAGTTATTTTGTGTGGGTAACGAACACAAAGAATACTACTTTATTGTTTGGAACTTTGAAAGGGGTTGTAAAATTGAGGTGACTTATTTAATACAATTAGCTGTTCTCTTTCTGCAATAGCATGCTCCTTAATATTGTGGTGCTTAACCATCTTTGATGAGGTCATTGCTTTTACATTAAGTAAATCATGTATGCTTTCACTCCAAAATATATTGGCAGCGCTTTGTATGCAAATAGGCATAGGTAGAAAAGTGTGTTTTGAGTGGTGGAACCTAGTTGGTTGAAGTGCACTTCTAATGTTAGTGTAATCAAATTGATAGGACTACAGGTAAATTGTGATGTGGAGTGAAGGCATTTGGAAAGGAGTGAGATTATCTTTAGAAATAGATGTGCAATACTTTGATAAATCGCACAACGATGATCGTAATGTTGTGGTTAGTAATTCCATtgttctgatttatttatttttttacgacATCAGACTTTGGCTTTTCTTTTCCACCTTTTGATACCTGCATTAAATTTAATTTCTCTTAAAGATCCAGCTCCAAGTCTCCAAAGAAAAGATCTTACTCGAGTTCtcggtcatcatcatcatcatcatcccctgAGCAAGGCCGAAAAAGAAGTCGATCTGGATCCGCTTCGTCTGGGGATCACAAAAAACGCAGATCAAGATCACGGTCAACAGAAAGGTTTGGTTTCTGTGGCATAACAACGGGGATTAAGCTTAAATTAGTCAGTAACCTGATGCAGGTTTAGCTGGGTGATGCCTTTTGTGTTAAGGTGACAAAAAATTTGAAAGGAAATGTTATAGAATTGGGATGAGAGTAATTGCTAACTGTCTCAATTGAAAAGTTTGGGTGTCTGTATTCCTTTTCTTCTAAGTCACATTTTAATTTACATGCTTGTTACTACCATATACTGTTTCTAAAAATAGGTCTAGTTCCATTGCTTTGTGTTCTGAACTTAATGATGTTACAACTGAATGTATTGTTTCATTCCTTATTCGTTTTGTATTTTACAGGCGCCCCGGATCATCTGGATCTTCCAATTCTGATTCCCGTTCAAGTTACAAAAAGAAATGACTCCTATTTAACACTTTCATTACAGTGCATGATGCATTCTAAAATAGTTTTATTTTGGTAAAAAGTGGTAAATCTGGTAGTTGAGGTTTACGTCTGTCTGCTTTCATGGAAACTGCAACTCTGTCGTGTTGTTGGGTTTCAAATTGCCCTTTTAAGCCATAAAATGCTTCTGAGAGGCATTCTTATTTCTTAATAATTTGTCACTAATGCTTGTCATCTAAGGGCAGAAGCCTTAGTGTCTTCTACCGCGTTATTCCTTCGTATGAGTCCTTAAATTGGTGCTCCCTAAAATCTCCTTGAAGGTGACGTTCATGTAAAGAAATATTTTGCAGAATGGTCAGCCTAAATATTTTACTTTCGTACACTCATTCACAACAAGAACTTCCCACGAACACCTTTTATGGCTTAAAATGCTTAGAGGGAGATAATGTGCAAGAGCAGAATATGATATCTTGATGATTTTTATTCGATCTCAATTTGGCTAAGTCTTGATGTGGAAATGGCCAATGTAGGGAGCCTGCGACATTGCACAAGGTAAGTATATTGGTAAAGTTAAAGGGACATTGTCTAATTGTTAGCAtttcatgtgcttcatttgttTTTACCCCTTGTTCCTTGCTGTCTTTATAAATCACATGGTGAAGATTCAAATCACTTAATCAGTTTGGACAGCTTTAACATTTTACACTTTGGCTATCAGTATCCTTGTCAGACCTGGTAAACATGGAAAATTAAAACCTATTCTCACTTGATAATTCTGTATTGAAAAGTCCACGATAATGTGTAGCTTGCACAAAGAAAATAATCCTAGAAATTGTGCCTCTAGTTTCTTTAAAGTCTTCCTTTGGATTGTAAAGATCTTTTATTAAAGACAACATGTTTACTAATATTGAACATTACCTACTAATAATATTGTAATGTATAAGGTAGCTTAGGTCTAGCACATGTAGTACTAATCGGTTtagatttaaattttgtttttgttccaaTGTAGCCCTTTGTTTTCGTGCGGTGGACAAATGTAAATAAAACCAGAGGCAAGCATTTGAGTTCTAGTACCCTTTTTACCATTTGTACTATTTTCATTGTAGCTTGCGTGTTAGTACAATCCTAGTCGCTGTTTCAGACCCTGACATTGTCGTGTTACTGTACCTGTTGATCTACGCTGTAAACTGTGCTACACTTTGCTGATCAAGTCAACTTACTTAAAGGTGGTGGTTTTCAACTTGTAGCTGTCTCACCCTGCCAGTATTTTTATATTCATTACGATGGATACTCCTCATACCTCGCGCCCTATCGCCAGACTGGATCCAAAGGTTTTTTTCAGCACTACTCCTGTGCTCCAGCAGGTGGTGTCATTTGGCTGTGCCTTGACTTTGCCTTGGGCATAAGGCCGGAGTCACGTGCTGTCACTACACACTGATGACTATTTATTTCTGTGCCTTTATATGCTGATCTGGAGCGAGCTTATTTTCTTCATCAGTTGacaagtttttttcttcaaaatgtttcaAGTGTGCAAGTGAAATGTGACCTCCTTAAACCACATGCTTTATTCCTTGTAGGGATTGTCATAAATGAATGACTGGGACTGATCTCACACATCGTATGCATCTGATATATATATGCTCCAGTCATGAGGGGGAGTGTGCCCTAATGAATCCTGAAGTGATTCAGGCCACAAAGCCAGCAGTAAGTTATTGGAAATCATATAAAGTTCCACCCCCCTCAAAGTCGAGGACCCATTCCTTTTCTCTTTGCTGGTCATCTTATTCCAAGTCTTGTAAGTACAAATtggaaaacaaagcaaaacaaaaaacaccaagTCCAAGCAGGCCTCGTCCCAGCCCTGCAACTCTTCCTCCCGAGAAGTTTCAAATGACCAGGAGCTTAGTGGTCTTGCTCCTGGTGCCCTGCTGAGGTGCTGATTCTGGTGCATCCAGAGTTTGCAGTATGTTCATCTCAACAAATTGAGGCATTTAAAGATGCTATGCTTTGCATCTTTGGCACTTTACTGGTTCCCTCTGGCGTGCCTTGAGACCTCACAGAGGCCTGCAGTCGGGTTGTGCCTCCTGGAGCTGTTTCTGGTTCAGCTCCGCTTGCGGGGCCCATTTGGCACCCAGCACCCCAATCCATACCTGTGCCAGTCTTGTTGCTGCTGGCACAGACTCTAGAGGAGTGTATGAAGCCCATATTTCTGTCTGATTTAACCCACGTCTGTGTGAGCTCAGTAGCTATGTGCCCAGCCCACATTCCTTCTAACTCAGTTAAGATATTGCTTTTGCCTAGAGGTCGCCATCCAGTACTCCAGCTCATCTTTGAGTAAGATTCTGATCAGAGTCAACCTGCATTTAGCGGAGATGGTGGGATGAATTTTACCCACAACAAAGGTTCTTAATAGGCATACAAGAAGCCGGTGGGCTAAACATCCCCTAACACAAGGCTGGTGCCCCGCAAGCTTCTTGGGGGATATTCATGCATCATTAATGCTGGCACCCATCTTCAGAGATAAGGCATACTCTGCTTGCTTCAAGGaaagcagggacccagcacactctTTAATCAAGCCACTTCACATTTGTTTCCCCCatgctctttctttttttttttttttttttttttttttaaatcataatgcagtgggatcttaattttgaTTTTAAACTCTGTTGTGTGTGTAGTGTGGTTCTATGTTTAGTTGTGACTTGAGACTCCCAAGACTGTTTTACCGATTTCCATAGTTTTTGTGTGTCCCGGTGTCGAATTGCAGGTgttatctgttcattcactttagACCAACTTTGCCTTGCAAGTTAATGTGGCATCCTTTCTTCAAAAAGTAGTCTCATCTTTCCATCTGTGACAGTCCCGTCAATCTCCTTGTGCTGGGCTCCCTGCCACATCCCTCTAAAGGGAATAGAGAGATTGGACCATTTTGAATCTAAGTGATCCTCCTAGTTTAACATTTGGTAGTACTGAAGGGCAGTTTTTACATTGCTAGTATTAAGGGGCAACAGATTTGCAATTAGCTTAGTCACCAGTTCCAAATAAGAACAAACAGCTGCGAAGTGGACCTTATTGGGATGGACTGATCTACACATTGAGATATGGTATGCTTTGTCCCAAAAGAAGTCGGCTGTTTGCCTTCCAACCTGTTCAGCGAAAGCTGTGTCTTTCACTATTAGCTGCCAGGCTACTACTGCTACAAGGGTCTCAAGAGCAGGTTCCCTTTGCTAATGCAGATTCATTACTGCCGGTCACATTCTGGCTATGTGATGTGTACTTCATTTGGGCTATAGACTATAACACTATAAGCATCTTAATATGTTTGTTGCTCCAAGTCTGAGGATATGGAAATTGTTGGCAGACATATTGCTGTGCAGGGGTGCTGCCTGTAGGTGTCTGCTGTCCTATCTGCAAGTGGGACAGGCTTGACATGGTACCTGTGGTGCCACATATGAGTGGTGAAAGGTTTCTGGGTAAAGTCTGGTTAGACAGACTGTATTCCTTGTGggcaagtgcctcttttgacatgattGCCCGCCCCTCCATTTTTTTCCTGGTATTGAATGTAGTtataaagttgttagtgcccagggcccctgctaatcaggttccctgggcccctgctaatcaggttccctgggccaaaactgttgtgatgcattgacacaattggcaacacctttagcttccACTATAAGCTCCTAGTAAATGTTACTTAGTAACTCAGGGCATGGGATGCTAAGGGGAGGCTCCTTAAGGCAGCAGCACAGCTTTTGCCACCCtctgggaccatgcatccaagtgcacccagcactgccattgcaggcgaaGTGTCCGGTGGCAGTCCTCTAATGCAAAACTGACTTGGCGCACAGCCTgcgtgacctgtccactacacactgcatgcaatataggtaagccacccctaaggcaggatgcactataatgcatgtgtgggcatagatacatgagcaatatgcccctactgtgtcagtgccaaatctgggacatagtaagtgaacagagcagcaattgtaaatgtaTGTGTTGGACAAGGGTCAGTACAAGTTTCCCAGTCACACGATGGCTACTCTGGACCCTGATttgtttggtatccaacaactcagaataaatccaaactggtgccagtaatGGATTTATCACAAAATGTACCCAGccccaccttagaggtgtccccctgcaaaagttaactaACCCTGGCCcgattgctggccagtcacaatcagcctgccaccaccagacaagattctggaaccctggggtgagagtctttcctctctgggttcagaaaataaagcccttcctgggcagaggtgttgcaCCGCCTCcagcaggaatgtgcactgtcctgccaGCGAGCTTCGAAGGGCATgttgcctttgaaactcaacctcagccctgctgctagcagcagatggctagaTGGCTATCCCTATTGCAGACCTAtttctatctccccccccccccccccccccccccacaaaaccacacacactTTTGGCAGGAGTAATGGCAGGAAAATGCAGGAAGAGTGGTCACCCCGGTCCTGCGCCCCTCcagaggtgttgcatgcgaggtcaccgctccatttcattttcttccatct is part of the Pleurodeles waltl isolate 20211129_DDA chromosome 4_2, aPleWal1.hap1.20221129, whole genome shotgun sequence genome and encodes:
- the ZRANB2 gene encoding zinc finger Ran-binding domain-containing protein 2; protein product: MAEQPVDGGLLASEADKMSTKNFRVSDGDWICPDKKCANVNFARRANCNRCGREKSTDAKMMKAGGTEIGKTLAEKSRGLFSANDWQCKTCGNVNWARRSECNMCNTPKYAKLEERTGYGGGFNERENVEYIEREESDGEYDEFGRKKKKYRGKLVEPKTVVKPAEKVSDGENDEEEGDDGADLSKYKLDDDEEEEDEDEDDADLSKYNLDASDEEDENKNKMTTRNSRSNSRSSHSQSSSHSSSHSSSRSRSRSSSKSPKKRSYSSSRSSSSSSSPEQGRKRSRSGSASSGDHKKRRSRSRSTERRPGSSGSSNSDSRSSYKKK